The Planococcus liqunii genome includes a region encoding these proteins:
- a CDS encoding YhgE/Pip domain-containing protein, which translates to MKFTQFLKTKGAIASIFMGIFYAVAMLGIFIPGYSAIPNNIDQLPIAMVNDDAGEYGTIISEQLTEKLPFEEIETGLTNKQATEQLEKNMLALVIHIPETFSADMQNGETSSSIDFTTNGASSTVVSSTMTSIVNQINTQLSNQLSTQTAQGVLMNLNIPEAQATEMAEMIETAYAGNMVTINEVPAGMHNNMLPMFLTMAGYTGAMIGAMQLVAAFRESRGKASKTRLFLYVQLTALLIAVVSSVIGVSVAYLVSSHGAEMFAGLAAQQVLNYMVCFNFTAITIFLLGEGGMVLNLPILLIQTLANGATMPREMMYLPYEWMSYISPMYYSVQAYMANLYGSVSAEPFQVMMATIGAAALIINILIVALFHKPVSIVETEAQAETVPASAEITA; encoded by the coding sequence TACACAGTTTTTAAAAACAAAAGGAGCCATTGCGTCCATCTTCATGGGAATCTTTTACGCAGTTGCCATGCTTGGCATTTTCATCCCCGGATATTCGGCTATTCCGAATAATATCGATCAATTGCCGATTGCCATGGTCAACGACGATGCCGGCGAATACGGCACAATAATTTCGGAACAGCTGACGGAAAAACTGCCATTTGAAGAAATCGAAACCGGGTTGACCAATAAACAGGCAACGGAACAATTGGAAAAAAATATGCTGGCATTGGTCATCCATATCCCTGAAACTTTTTCAGCTGATATGCAAAACGGGGAGACTTCTTCCAGCATTGATTTTACAACGAACGGGGCTAGCTCCACAGTCGTTTCGTCTACAATGACGTCAATTGTCAATCAGATCAACACACAATTAAGCAACCAATTATCGACTCAAACCGCACAAGGGGTCTTGATGAACTTGAACATCCCGGAAGCGCAGGCAACAGAGATGGCGGAAATGATTGAAACGGCTTATGCCGGCAATATGGTGACCATCAACGAAGTTCCGGCAGGCATGCACAATAATATGCTGCCGATGTTCTTGACGATGGCTGGCTACACCGGTGCGATGATCGGTGCGATGCAATTGGTTGCGGCTTTCCGAGAAAGCCGGGGCAAAGCAAGCAAGACGCGCCTATTCCTGTATGTTCAATTAACGGCCTTGTTAATTGCTGTGGTGTCTTCTGTAATAGGTGTTAGTGTCGCCTATCTGGTGAGCAGCCACGGAGCAGAAATGTTCGCAGGCCTCGCCGCGCAGCAAGTTTTGAATTATATGGTCTGCTTCAACTTCACAGCAATCACGATTTTCTTATTAGGTGAAGGCGGCATGGTTTTGAACTTGCCGATTCTCTTGATCCAAACACTGGCGAATGGAGCGACCATGCCTCGCGAAATGATGTATTTGCCGTATGAATGGATGAGCTACATCTCCCCAATGTATTATTCGGTACAGGCTTATATGGCCAACTTATACGGCAGTGTGAGCGCTGAGCCGTTCCAAGTGATGATGGCAACAATCGGCGCAGCAGCTTTAATCATCAACATCCTGATTGTGGCTTTGTTCCATAAGCCTGTTTCGATTGTAGAGACGGAAGCGCAGGCAGAGACTGTTCCAGCTTCGGCTGAAATCACTGCCTAA
- a CDS encoding PadR family transcriptional regulator — MSIQIYILSKLIEGNNYPYELKRQLSEPIPFDVFTGLTESKLYYHFDSLAKKGLIEVVEIVKEDHRPDKQVFAITEKGRKELPEKIYKLFENTTEINEMMVGLVNLKHVDRDRIVDTLEEKLQKHNEKWELIRESANQLKVVDSKQGLVDFISDYSLSKAKQTEQWLEELIERIQNHKM, encoded by the coding sequence ATGTCCATCCAAATATATATTTTGAGCAAATTGATTGAAGGCAATAATTATCCGTATGAATTGAAACGACAGCTTTCGGAACCCATTCCATTTGATGTATTTACAGGGCTCACCGAAAGCAAGCTATACTATCATTTTGATTCGCTGGCGAAAAAAGGATTAATCGAGGTCGTGGAAATCGTCAAAGAAGATCATCGGCCCGACAAACAAGTATTTGCCATCACGGAAAAAGGCCGAAAAGAATTGCCTGAAAAAATATACAAGCTGTTCGAAAACACAACGGAGATCAACGAAATGATGGTCGGCCTTGTTAACTTGAAACATGTGGACCGTGACCGGATCGTTGACACTTTGGAAGAGAAGCTGCAAAAACATAATGAGAAATGGGAACTCATCAGAGAGTCTGCCAACCAGCTTAAAGTCGTTGACTCAAAACAAGGATTAGTTGACTTTATCTCCGACTATTCCTTAAGCAAAGCGAAACAAACCGAACAATGGTTAGAAGAATTGATCGAGCGGATACAGAATCATAAGATGTAA
- a CDS encoding DMT family transporter, which produces MSYMYLLLAIIGELFGSSLLKASEGFTKLVPTISMLFAFVFSFFFLSLALKTIPLNAAYAIWSGLGMVATTVISVLIWKEKINFASVSGILLILVGVVILSYFGPGHNEANPEPDVEKNSGE; this is translated from the coding sequence ATGTCCTATATGTATCTATTGCTTGCCATCATCGGCGAGTTATTCGGCTCATCGCTGTTAAAAGCTTCTGAAGGATTTACAAAGCTCGTGCCGACAATCAGCATGCTATTTGCATTCGTTTTTTCATTTTTCTTCCTATCTTTGGCGTTAAAAACAATCCCCCTCAATGCCGCCTATGCCATTTGGTCTGGACTTGGTATGGTTGCGACTACAGTAATATCCGTTTTAATCTGGAAAGAAAAAATCAACTTTGCCAGTGTCTCCGGCATTCTTCTCATCCTGGTCGGAGTGGTCATTTTAAGTTATTTTGGTCCAGGGCATAATGAAGCCAATCCTGAGCCGGATGTCGAAAAAAATAGCGGCGAATAA
- a CDS encoding NUDIX domain-containing protein produces MNSTQNHGFEFLGFVVAHEQDLGEYQPLAGSFAVIKCNGKYLMCFNKWRKQWELPAGIREGNETPRECAIRELYEETGQEVDQLEFKGVLKLRNSKTGSIKTNPVYYAEIKELQPFIQNNETTEIKLWDLEEELGIIDEMDLKMLNCLSVSFH; encoded by the coding sequence TTGAACAGTACTCAAAATCATGGTTTCGAATTCCTTGGCTTTGTAGTTGCCCATGAACAGGACCTTGGCGAGTACCAGCCGCTTGCCGGTTCGTTTGCAGTTATAAAATGCAATGGGAAATACTTGATGTGCTTCAACAAGTGGCGCAAGCAATGGGAATTGCCAGCCGGCATCCGGGAAGGAAATGAGACGCCGCGGGAATGTGCCATCAGGGAACTTTATGAAGAAACGGGCCAAGAAGTCGATCAGCTGGAGTTTAAAGGAGTATTGAAACTGAGGAATAGCAAGACCGGCTCTATAAAAACCAATCCGGTTTATTATGCAGAGATTAAAGAGCTGCAGCCGTTCATCCAAAATAACGAAACAACAGAAATAAAACTGTGGGATTTAGAAGAGGAACTTGGCATAATCGATGAGATGGATCTAAAAATGTTAAATTGTCTTTCGGTGAGTTTTCATTAA
- a CDS encoding ring-cleaving dioxygenase has protein sequence MNEIKGIHHVTAITSSAEKNYEFFTYILGMRLVKKTVNQDDIQTYHLFFADDKGSAGTDMTFFDFPGIPKGVHGTNEIYKIAFRVPTDEALAYWVKRFDKYEVKHKGIQKLFGKKTLSFVDFDDQQYMLVSDELNEGVASGTPWQNGPVPLEFAITGLGPIHVRIAEFDYFKEVLEKAMLMRETAKEGSLHLFEVGEGGNGAQVIVEHNVILPAGRQGFGTVHHAAFRVADTAVLKEWIDRMEGFGFGTSGYVDRFFFESLYARVANGVLFEWATDGPGFMGDEPYETVGEKLSLPPFLEPKREQIESMVRPIDTVRSTRTFEKEYL, from the coding sequence ATGAACGAAATTAAAGGGATTCATCACGTAACGGCCATTACTAGCAGCGCAGAAAAGAACTACGAATTTTTCACTTATATTTTGGGCATGCGATTAGTGAAAAAAACGGTTAACCAGGATGATATTCAGACCTACCATTTATTTTTTGCAGATGACAAAGGATCCGCTGGAACAGACATGACGTTCTTTGATTTCCCGGGCATTCCAAAAGGCGTGCACGGCACGAACGAAATCTACAAAATAGCTTTCCGCGTGCCGACGGACGAAGCCTTGGCATATTGGGTTAAACGCTTTGATAAATACGAAGTGAAACATAAAGGCATTCAGAAATTGTTTGGCAAGAAAACATTATCGTTTGTCGATTTTGACGATCAGCAATACATGCTCGTTTCTGATGAACTAAACGAAGGCGTCGCATCCGGCACTCCGTGGCAAAACGGCCCGGTGCCATTGGAATTTGCCATTACTGGACTTGGCCCGATCCATGTCCGGATTGCAGAATTCGACTACTTTAAAGAAGTGCTGGAAAAAGCGATGCTGATGCGTGAAACGGCAAAAGAAGGTTCGCTTCATCTATTCGAAGTGGGCGAAGGCGGAAACGGTGCTCAAGTGATCGTCGAGCATAACGTCATCCTGCCAGCCGGCCGCCAAGGTTTTGGCACTGTTCACCATGCAGCGTTCCGAGTAGCGGATACAGCTGTCTTGAAAGAATGGATCGACCGCATGGAAGGGTTCGGTTTTGGTACTTCCGGCTACGTGGACCGCTTCTTCTTTGAATCGCTTTATGCGCGTGTAGCAAATGGCGTCTTATTTGAATGGGCGACAGACGGCCCTGGTTTCATGGGAGACGAACCTTACGAAACAGTCGGCGAAAAATTATCGCTGCCGCCTTTTTTGGAGCCGAAACGCGAGCAAATCGAAAGCATGGTTCGCCCGATTGATACGGTACGCAGCACCCGCACGTTTGAAAAAGAATATTTATAA